A stretch of the Azorhizobium caulinodans ORS 571 genome encodes the following:
- a CDS encoding beta-1,6-glucan synthase, producing MSVSYRLPLLLALVVSAAVVGLWVWAGRPVAMPPSPLAAGEKLQCVSYAPFREGQSPLDPDLVIPESQIDDDLAQLAKITDCVRTYSVEKGLDKVAPMARKHGLTMLQGVWLGNDRAKNKVEVDQAVALAKAYPDVIKALVVGNEVMLRGELSATDISAILKDVKARVAPVQVTYADVWEFWSRARALANDVDFITIHILPYWEDLPVAADKAGRHVDEIRQHMAQEFPGKDILIGETGWPSAGRMREGALPSPADQALVMHDLMRLAKEKGYRVNVIEAFDQPWKRANEGTVGGHWGLIDSGTRAPKFIWGQGVSNHPNWQAHAVAGVVAVFASFAAGLWGARRRGAAVPTKDWLGIAVIAFAGGATLGAAVSALPLESLGVAGWMRNVGFVLLALLSVLVIPAVIGAGVRLPALAVALHPARRRTAPGLQVAAGVIFALAVLAIGEVGFELVFNSRYKDFPYFPLTPVALAVAVLALLRRPAGEARSLAEGFAFWWLLFAGLYIPVNETLQNWQALWFGAISLVGALALWRVRSAARVG from the coding sequence ATGTCCGTGTCCTATCGCTTGCCGCTGCTGCTGGCCCTCGTCGTGTCGGCGGCCGTGGTCGGGCTGTGGGTCTGGGCCGGCCGGCCCGTGGCCATGCCGCCCTCGCCGCTGGCGGCGGGCGAGAAGCTGCAATGCGTCTCCTATGCGCCCTTCCGCGAGGGGCAGTCGCCGCTCGATCCGGACCTCGTCATCCCCGAGAGCCAGATCGACGACGATCTGGCGCAGCTCGCCAAGATCACCGATTGCGTGCGCACCTATTCGGTGGAAAAGGGCCTCGACAAGGTGGCGCCCATGGCCCGCAAGCACGGCCTGACCATGCTGCAGGGTGTGTGGCTGGGCAACGACCGGGCGAAGAACAAGGTGGAGGTGGACCAGGCGGTCGCGCTCGCCAAGGCCTATCCCGATGTCATCAAGGCGCTGGTGGTGGGGAACGAAGTGATGCTCCGCGGCGAACTCTCCGCCACCGACATCTCCGCCATCCTGAAGGATGTGAAGGCGCGCGTGGCGCCGGTTCAGGTGACCTATGCGGACGTCTGGGAATTCTGGTCCCGCGCCCGCGCCCTCGCCAATGACGTTGACTTCATCACCATCCACATCCTGCCCTATTGGGAGGACCTGCCGGTCGCCGCCGACAAGGCCGGCCGCCATGTGGACGAGATCCGCCAGCACATGGCGCAGGAATTTCCCGGCAAGGACATCCTGATCGGCGAGACCGGCTGGCCGAGCGCCGGGCGCATGCGCGAGGGCGCGCTGCCGTCCCCCGCCGATCAGGCACTGGTCATGCATGACCTGATGCGCCTTGCGAAGGAGAAGGGCTATCGGGTCAATGTCATCGAGGCCTTCGACCAGCCCTGGAAGCGGGCGAACGAGGGCACGGTGGGTGGCCATTGGGGCCTCATCGATTCCGGCACCCGCGCGCCGAAATTCATCTGGGGGCAGGGCGTTTCCAACCATCCCAACTGGCAGGCCCATGCGGTGGCCGGCGTCGTCGCCGTCTTCGCAAGCTTTGCCGCCGGCCTCTGGGGCGCGCGCCGAAGGGGCGCGGCCGTGCCGACCAAGGATTGGCTCGGCATTGCGGTGATCGCGTTCGCCGGTGGCGCGACGCTCGGTGCCGCCGTCTCCGCTCTGCCGCTGGAAAGCCTCGGGGTGGCCGGCTGGATGCGCAACGTCGGTTTCGTGCTGCTGGCGCTCCTGTCCGTGCTGGTGATTCCGGCCGTGATCGGGGCGGGCGTGCGTCTGCCGGCGCTGGCGGTGGCCCTTCATCCCGCCCGCCGTCGCACTGCTCCCGGCCTTCAGGTGGCGGCGGGCGTCATTTTCGCGCTGGCGGTGCTGGCCATCGGCGAGGTGGGCTTCGAGCTGGTGTTCAACTCCCGCTACAAGGACTTTCCCTATTTCCCGCTGACACCGGTGGCGCTCGCCGTGGCGGTGCTGGCGCTGCTGCGCCGACCGGCCGGGGAGGCGCGGAGCCTTGCGGAAGGTTTCGCCTTCTGGTGGCTGCTGTTCGCGGGCCTCTATATCCCGGTCAACGAGACGCTCCAGAACTGGCAGGCGCTGTGGTTCGGCGCCATCAGCCTCGTCGGTGCCCTCGCCCTGTGGCGGGTCCGGAGCGCCGCTCGCGTGGGGTGA
- a CDS encoding energy transducer TonB, with product MKLKRMALGAALSALALLPAVPVLAAADTQPQSRKDWMKAAWSLMATHRALPADIPDRAGRYEVVVALRVRRDGTVSTAELVRSSGLPSLDNSVLKMVLLSAPFPPLPPDMRENELLAMPVAFSFDQPEGQERSVIDAKSLFESRKLMDKRRAENRL from the coding sequence ATGAAACTGAAGCGCATGGCATTGGGTGCCGCATTGAGCGCGCTGGCCCTTCTGCCGGCGGTGCCGGTTCTTGCCGCCGCCGATACCCAGCCCCAGAGCCGCAAGGACTGGATGAAGGCGGCCTGGTCGCTCATGGCGACTCATCGGGCGCTGCCGGCGGACATTCCGGACCGCGCCGGGCGCTATGAAGTGGTGGTGGCCCTGCGGGTGCGGCGTGACGGAACGGTTTCGACCGCCGAACTCGTCCGCAGCTCCGGCCTGCCGTCCCTCGACAACAGCGTACTGAAGATGGTGCTGCTGTCCGCGCCCTTCCCACCCTTGCCGCCGGACATGCGGGAGAACGAGCTTCTGGCCATGCCGGTGGCATTCTCCTTCGACCAGCCGGAAGGGCAGGAGCGCAGCGTCATTGACGCCAAGAGCCTCTTCGAATCGCGCAAGCTCATGGACAAGCGGCGGGCCGAGAACCGCCTCTGA
- a CDS encoding energy transducer TonB family protein produces the protein MLRFLLSALVLGVCVTAAQAEDLPQTVAQWRQAAWTRLAQLSNIPPEVVDKPGTYQAEVTIIVRRDGSVARSELAQSCGKDELDENALRLAHMASPLPPLPPDMPFATMSVTLPVVYAYPPRPPRTVRELRRLRKDISR, from the coding sequence ATGCTCCGTTTTTTGCTCTCGGCCCTGGTTTTGGGCGTGTGCGTTACGGCCGCCCAGGCAGAGGATCTGCCGCAGACGGTAGCCCAGTGGCGGCAGGCCGCCTGGACCCGCCTTGCGCAGTTGAGCAACATCCCACCTGAGGTTGTCGACAAGCCCGGTACCTATCAGGCGGAAGTCACGATCATCGTGCGCAGGGACGGCTCGGTGGCCCGCTCGGAGTTGGCCCAGAGCTGCGGCAAGGATGAGCTGGACGAGAATGCGCTGCGCCTCGCGCACATGGCTTCGCCCTTGCCGCCTCTGCCGCCGGACATGCCCTTCGCAACCATGAGCGTCACCCTGCCGGTGGTCTATGCCTATCCACCCCGGCCGCCCCGGACGGTGCGGGAGCTGCGGCGGCTGCGCAAGGACATCTCCCGCTGA
- the glmU gene encoding bifunctional UDP-N-acetylglucosamine diphosphorylase/glucosamine-1-phosphate N-acetyltransferase GlmU, with protein MSERSLLVVVLAAGEGTRMASRLPKVLHRIAGRSMLHHVLETTRQAGATRVAVVIGPDREDVAAEAHRVRPDAQVFVQTERLGTAHAVLAARAALEEPADDVLVLYADTPLLRPETLENLRAPLADGAAVAVLGFRPADPTGYGRLLTQGDALVAIREEKDATPDERRVDFCNAGVMALRAREALSILTRIGNANAKGEYYLTDAVEIARADGLSAVATEAEVDEVAGVNSRLQLAEAEAILQGRLRRAAMAGGATLVAPETVFLSVDTRLGRDVLVEPNVVFGPGVTVEDDVVIHAFSHLEGAHLERGVSIGPYARLRPGTRLGEGVRIGNFVETKAALIDAGAKVNHLSYVGDAHVGSNANVGAGTITCNYDGFSKHRTEIGAGAFIGTNSSLVAPVSVGAGAYIGSGSVITDDVPADALALGRGRQAVKEGWAAALRAARGKPKV; from the coding sequence ATGTCCGAACGCAGCCTTCTGGTGGTGGTCCTCGCGGCGGGCGAGGGCACGCGCATGGCGTCCCGCCTGCCGAAGGTGCTGCACAGGATCGCCGGCCGTTCGATGCTCCACCATGTGCTGGAAACCACGCGGCAGGCCGGCGCCACCCGTGTCGCGGTGGTGATCGGACCCGACCGCGAGGATGTTGCCGCCGAAGCGCACCGCGTGCGCCCCGATGCGCAGGTCTTCGTCCAGACCGAGCGCCTCGGCACCGCCCATGCGGTGCTCGCCGCGCGCGCCGCGCTGGAAGAGCCGGCCGATGACGTGCTGGTGCTCTATGCGGACACGCCTCTGCTGCGGCCGGAGACGCTGGAGAACCTGCGCGCGCCACTGGCCGATGGCGCGGCCGTCGCCGTCCTCGGTTTCCGGCCCGCCGATCCCACCGGGTACGGCCGCCTGCTGACACAGGGCGATGCGCTGGTGGCCATCCGCGAGGAAAAGGACGCCACCCCGGACGAGCGCCGGGTGGATTTCTGCAATGCCGGCGTCATGGCGCTGCGGGCGCGCGAGGCGCTGTCCATTCTCACCCGCATCGGCAATGCCAATGCCAAGGGCGAATATTATCTGACCGACGCGGTTGAGATCGCCCGTGCCGACGGCCTCTCCGCTGTGGCCACCGAGGCCGAGGTGGACGAGGTGGCGGGCGTCAACAGCCGCCTCCAGCTTGCCGAGGCCGAGGCGATCCTCCAGGGCCGCCTCCGCCGGGCCGCCATGGCGGGCGGGGCAACGCTGGTGGCGCCGGAGACGGTCTTCCTCTCCGTCGATACCAGGCTCGGCCGCGACGTTCTCGTGGAGCCTAACGTGGTGTTCGGTCCCGGCGTGACCGTGGAGGACGACGTGGTCATCCACGCCTTCAGCCATCTGGAAGGCGCCCATCTGGAGCGCGGTGTCTCCATCGGTCCCTATGCCAGGCTGCGGCCGGGCACCCGCCTCGGGGAAGGCGTGCGCATCGGCAATTTCGTGGAGACCAAGGCGGCGCTCATCGATGCCGGCGCCAAGGTCAACCATCTCTCCTACGTGGGCGACGCCCATGTGGGGTCCAATGCCAATGTCGGTGCCGGCACCATCACCTGCAATTACGACGGCTTCTCCAAACATCGCACCGAGATCGGCGCGGGCGCCTTCATCGGCACCAATTCCTCGCTGGTCGCACCGGTGAGCGTCGGGGCAGGGGCCTATATCGGCTCGGGCTCGGTCATCACCGATGACGTACCGGCGGACGCCCTCGCGCTGGGGCGCGGCCGGCAGGCGGTGAAGGAAGGCTGGGCCGCGGCCCTGCGCGCTGCGCGGGGCAAGCCGAAGGTGTGA
- the glmS gene encoding glutamine--fructose-6-phosphate transaminase (isomerizing), with amino-acid sequence MCGIVGILGQGPVAEDVIDALKRLEYRGYDSAGIATLEHGHLAICRAEGKLRNLDQKLARHPLAGHSAIGHTRWATHGKPSERNAHPHSGKKVAVVHNGIIENFRELKDELIAGGAHFLSETDTEVVALLVDRELRAGRSPVEAVGKVLPRLRGAFALAFLFDGEDDLLIAARKGSPLAIGYGKGTMYLGSDAIALGSFTDEIVYLEEGDWAVITRAGAEIRDLTGAVVKRPMVKVPAGAMLVDKGNHRHFMAKEIYEQPEVIPHTFGHYIDPTKETVVLPELPLDLGSVTHISITACGTALYAGAVAEYWFERFARVPVSIDIASEFRYRETPLQPGGITIVISQSGETADTLASLRYAKELGQKVVAVVNVPTSTIAREADVVLPTLAGVEIGVASTKAFTCQLATLACLAVATGRAKGVLTSDDEHRLVRAMMEVPRLMTEALKLSPEIELLSRTLAKAQDVLYLGRGTNYPLALEGALKLKEISYIHAEGYAAGELKHGPIALIDEKMPVVVIAPYDRVFEKTVSNMEEVAARGGRIILVTDQKGADLANVTAMQKLILPEMPATIAPLIYSIPVQLIAYHTAVLMGTDVDQPRNLAKSVTVE; translated from the coding sequence ATGTGCGGCATTGTCGGCATTCTCGGTCAGGGTCCGGTTGCGGAAGACGTCATCGATGCCCTGAAGCGGCTCGAATATCGCGGCTATGATTCCGCCGGCATCGCCACGCTGGAGCACGGGCATCTCGCCATCTGCCGGGCCGAGGGCAAGCTGCGCAATCTCGACCAGAAGCTTGCGCGCCATCCGCTCGCCGGCCACAGCGCCATCGGCCACACCCGCTGGGCCACCCACGGCAAGCCCTCCGAGCGCAATGCCCATCCCCACTCGGGCAAGAAGGTCGCGGTGGTGCACAATGGCATCATCGAGAACTTCCGCGAGCTGAAGGACGAACTGATCGCCGGCGGCGCACACTTTCTCTCCGAGACCGACACGGAAGTGGTGGCCCTGCTGGTGGACCGCGAGCTGCGTGCCGGCCGCTCGCCCGTGGAGGCGGTGGGCAAGGTGCTGCCCCGCCTGCGCGGCGCGTTCGCGCTCGCCTTCCTGTTCGACGGCGAGGACGATCTCCTGATCGCCGCCCGCAAGGGCTCGCCGCTCGCCATCGGCTACGGCAAGGGCACCATGTATCTGGGCTCGGACGCCATCGCGCTCGGCTCCTTCACGGACGAGATCGTCTATCTGGAAGAGGGCGACTGGGCGGTCATCACCCGCGCCGGGGCGGAGATCCGCGACCTCACCGGCGCGGTGGTGAAGCGGCCGATGGTGAAGGTACCGGCCGGGGCCATGCTGGTGGACAAGGGTAACCACCGCCACTTCATGGCCAAGGAGATCTACGAGCAGCCGGAAGTCATCCCCCACACCTTCGGCCATTATATCGACCCGACCAAAGAGACGGTGGTGCTGCCCGAGCTGCCCCTCGATCTCGGCTCGGTGACCCACATCTCCATCACCGCCTGCGGCACCGCGCTCTATGCCGGTGCCGTTGCGGAATACTGGTTCGAACGCTTCGCCCGCGTGCCGGTGAGCATCGATATCGCCTCCGAATTCCGCTACCGCGAAACCCCGCTCCAGCCGGGCGGCATCACCATCGTCATCTCCCAGTCGGGCGAGACGGCCGATACGCTGGCCTCCCTGCGCTATGCCAAGGAACTGGGCCAGAAGGTGGTCGCGGTGGTGAACGTCCCCACCTCCACCATCGCCCGCGAGGCCGACGTGGTGCTGCCCACGCTGGCCGGGGTTGAGATCGGCGTCGCCTCCACCAAGGCCTTCACCTGCCAGCTCGCGACGCTCGCCTGCCTCGCCGTGGCGACGGGCCGGGCCAAGGGCGTGCTCACCTCCGACGACGAGCACCGCCTGGTGCGCGCCATGATGGAAGTGCCGCGCCTGATGACCGAGGCGCTGAAGCTGAGCCCGGAGATCGAGTTGCTCTCGCGCACCCTCGCGAAGGCACAGGATGTGCTCTATCTGGGCCGCGGCACCAATTATCCGCTGGCGCTGGAAGGTGCGCTGAAGCTGAAGGAGATCAGCTACATCCACGCCGAAGGCTATGCGGCGGGCGAACTGAAGCATGGCCCCATCGCGCTGATCGACGAGAAGATGCCGGTGGTGGTGATCGCGCCCTATGACCGGGTGTTCGAGAAGACCGTCTCGAACATGGAGGAGGTGGCGGCGCGCGGCGGGCGCATCATCCTCGTCACCGACCAGAAGGGCGCGGACCTTGCCAACGTCACCGCCATGCAGAAGCTGATCCTGCCCGAGATGCCGGCGACGATCGCTCCGCTGATTTATTCCATCCCCGTGCAGCTCATCGCCTATCACACGGCGGTGCTCATGGGCACGGACGTGGACCAGCCGCGCAATCTCGCCAAATCCGTCACCGTGGAGTGA
- a CDS encoding YcxB family protein, whose translation MTETTLSQRGPISIQLTADDVARAYQLFQTQALLSARGVLSVLFLDLVTVGLTVFAIKALSGDDLPLPLAGMLAVLFPAVMIWSTRWRNGRLARRIFAQQKSLNQPFTLAWTDEALQTQAPQGDATLPWRDLVKMKQDRHMILFFESDALFRMVPRRVLSQAQQDDLLRTAETGMGGGK comes from the coding sequence ATGACGGAAACGACACTCTCCCAGCGCGGCCCGATCTCGATCCAGCTCACGGCCGACGATGTGGCGCGCGCCTATCAGCTATTTCAGACCCAGGCCCTGCTCTCGGCGCGGGGCGTCCTATCGGTACTCTTCCTTGATCTGGTGACGGTGGGCCTCACCGTCTTTGCCATCAAGGCTCTGTCAGGAGACGACCTGCCGCTGCCGCTGGCGGGGATGCTGGCGGTGCTCTTTCCCGCCGTCATGATCTGGTCCACCCGGTGGCGCAACGGGCGCCTCGCGCGCCGCATCTTTGCGCAGCAGAAATCGCTGAACCAGCCCTTCACACTCGCGTGGACCGACGAGGCGCTTCAGACCCAGGCGCCGCAGGGGGACGCGACGCTGCCGTGGCGCGACCTCGTCAAGATGAAGCAGGACCGGCACATGATCCTCTTCTTCGAGAGCGACGCCCTGTTCCGGATGGTGCCCCGACGCGTCCTCTCGCAGGCGCAGCAGGACGACCTGCTGCGCACCGCCGAAACGGGAATGGGCGGGGGGAAATGA
- a CDS encoding methyl-accepting chemotaxis protein, whose product MLKNMSIRAKILLAFAVVLLANICSGAVILMSSRTVDRNVNWTIHTYEVLTEADQLLISLINQETGLRGYLVTGKTSSLEPLTAGEAGYRQAWAKLKSLTSDNAVQQQRLDAMQKEVEQWQQNVSRAAIDLMGKPGQESAAQDIERSGKGKANFDKIRSILTDFKGAEASLLEARAQAVAAAQTAIVYAVVLAVLAVLALAVLAAVALNALLAKPIRRAITSMEKIKGGDYATQIDDTDRRDEIGLMGNALVSFRDSLGEADRLAKENAARDEVERQRLAKRNTLAADFVSRMTELSAAFAASSGQVASSARNLSATAEQTSRQAQAVASAAEEAAENVQTVAASSEELAASVREITGQVSHSAQVADVAFTEAEKSNSRIGELATAATAIGDVISLIKGIADQTNLLALNATIESARAGEAGKGFAVVASEVKQLASQTARATDEIAAKVAEIQQSTQGTVTSMAEIMRVIANMKQISSSIAGAVEEQGAATGEIAENCQRASSGTQMVTQNISGVGQAAQLTGSASTELLALSEGLSGQAGDLKQLVETFVRDLNAA is encoded by the coding sequence ATGTTGAAGAACATGTCCATCAGGGCGAAGATCCTGCTCGCCTTCGCCGTCGTTCTGCTCGCCAATATCTGCAGCGGGGCGGTCATCCTGATGTCCAGTCGGACCGTTGACCGCAATGTGAACTGGACCATCCATACCTATGAGGTCCTGACGGAAGCTGATCAGCTTCTGATCTCGCTCATCAATCAGGAGACGGGCCTGCGCGGCTATCTCGTCACCGGCAAGACCTCCAGCCTTGAGCCCCTCACGGCGGGTGAAGCCGGCTATCGGCAGGCGTGGGCCAAGCTGAAGTCGCTCACCAGCGACAATGCCGTCCAGCAGCAGCGTCTCGATGCCATGCAGAAAGAGGTCGAGCAGTGGCAGCAGAACGTCTCGCGCGCCGCCATCGATCTCATGGGCAAGCCTGGACAGGAAAGCGCCGCGCAAGACATCGAGCGTTCCGGCAAGGGCAAGGCGAACTTCGACAAGATCCGGTCGATCCTGACCGACTTCAAGGGTGCCGAGGCGTCGCTGCTTGAGGCGCGCGCCCAGGCCGTGGCGGCCGCGCAAACCGCCATCGTCTATGCGGTCGTGCTGGCAGTGCTCGCCGTTCTGGCGCTGGCCGTCCTTGCAGCCGTCGCCCTGAATGCCCTGCTTGCCAAGCCCATCCGCCGCGCCATCACCTCCATGGAGAAGATAAAGGGCGGCGACTACGCGACGCAGATCGACGACACCGACCGCCGGGACGAAATCGGCCTCATGGGCAATGCGCTGGTGTCGTTCCGCGACAGCCTCGGCGAGGCTGATCGCCTGGCCAAGGAAAACGCCGCGCGCGATGAAGTGGAGCGTCAGAGGCTCGCCAAGCGCAACACCCTCGCGGCCGACTTCGTCTCCCGCATGACCGAGCTCTCGGCCGCCTTCGCTGCTTCTTCCGGGCAGGTGGCAAGCTCCGCCCGCAACCTGTCGGCCACGGCCGAGCAGACCTCCCGGCAAGCGCAGGCGGTGGCCTCGGCTGCCGAGGAAGCGGCGGAGAATGTGCAGACGGTTGCGGCCTCGTCCGAGGAACTGGCCGCTTCCGTTCGCGAGATCACCGGCCAGGTGAGCCATTCCGCCCAGGTCGCGGACGTCGCCTTCACTGAGGCTGAGAAGTCCAACAGCCGCATCGGCGAACTCGCCACGGCGGCCACCGCCATCGGCGACGTGATCTCCCTCATCAAGGGCATCGCCGACCAGACCAACCTGCTGGCGCTCAACGCCACCATCGAATCCGCCCGTGCCGGCGAAGCGGGCAAGGGTTTTGCCGTGGTGGCCTCCGAGGTGAAGCAACTCGCCTCTCAGACGGCCCGGGCGACCGACGAGATCGCCGCCAAGGTTGCGGAGATCCAGCAATCCACGCAGGGCACCGTCACCTCCATGGCGGAGATCATGCGGGTGATCGCCAACATGAAGCAGATCTCCTCCTCCATCGCCGGCGCGGTGGAAGAGCAGGGCGCTGCCACCGGCGAGATCGCCGAGAACTGCCAGCGTGCCTCCAGCGGCACGCAGATGGTGACGCAGAACATCAGCGGCGTCGGGCAGGCTGCCCAGCTCACCGGCTCCGCCTCCACTGAACTTCTGGCGTTGTCCGAAGGGCTCTCCGGTCAGGCGGGCGATCTGAAGCAACTGGTGGAGACCTTCGTTCGGGACCTCAACGCCGCCTGA
- a CDS encoding YbaN family protein: MSTEPPRPPFAAATFRQILLQRLLFSAGLVFVTIGAIGMVVPMMPGTIFLILAAWCFAKSSPRFEAWMLNNRYLGPSVVRWRETGAIPLIAKLFAFASFIGSWTGAWYFGAPIYVLWGLGLLFAGLAIFMATRPNG; this comes from the coding sequence GTGTCCACCGAGCCGCCGCGGCCCCCGTTCGCCGCCGCCACCTTCCGCCAGATCCTGCTGCAACGGCTGCTGTTTTCCGCCGGGCTGGTGTTCGTGACCATCGGCGCCATCGGCATGGTGGTGCCCATGATGCCGGGCACCATCTTCCTCATCCTCGCCGCCTGGTGCTTTGCAAAATCCTCGCCCCGCTTCGAGGCCTGGATGCTGAACAACCGCTATCTCGGCCCGAGCGTGGTGCGCTGGCGCGAGACCGGCGCCATCCCGCTCATCGCCAAGCTGTTTGCCTTCGCAAGCTTCATCGGAAGCTGGACCGGCGCCTGGTATTTCGGCGCGCCCATCTATGTGCTGTGGGGGCTCGGTCTCCTGTTTGCCGGCCTCGCGATCTTCATGGCGACGCGACCGAACGGATAG
- the recG gene encoding ATP-dependent DNA helicase RecG has protein sequence MRPALLDPLFAPLTTLPGIGPKMVRPFGRLLGRENPRVIDLLFHMPSGLIDRRARPTIFEAEPETDVTLEVRVDGHSAPPPGRRAPHRTFVSDASGDLTVVHFNIERARIERLLPVGETRWLCGRVTLYDGMRQMTHPDRILDAAGLAKLPPVEPKYPLTEGLAGGHVRRAMEAALARVPELPEAIPPELLERGDWPSFREALKRIHQPETPVDGLPTGRAWERLAFDELYAHQVTLALVRQTQVKAGGRPTRGDGRLAAAILKALPFRLTSAQEEALAAIRADLAADTRMLRLLQGDVGSGKTVVALLAAAAAIEAGRQAALMAPTEILARQHLETIAPLAAAAGIEVAVLTGREKGRTRAGILEGLASGRIGLVVGTHALIQDDVAFADLALAIVDEQHRFGVEQRLTFSRKGAAVDMLLMTATPIPRTLVLTLFGDMDSSELREKPPGRKPVDTRSVSLERLDEVVGALGRQLRDGAQAYWICPLVEESDTSDLAAATERAAHLKKVFGEKAVELVHGRMSGADKDAAMARFASGEARILVATTVVEVGVNVPNATLMVIEHAERFGLAQLHQLRGRVGRGEKASTCLLLFRGPLSETSKARLAILRESEDGFRIAEEDLRLRGEGDVLGTKQSGLPGFKVARMEVHGALVSQARDAAARLVPGNPDLEGPEGERVRTLLYVQERDAAVRLLSAG, from the coding sequence ATGCGCCCGGCTTTGCTCGATCCGCTTTTCGCCCCCCTCACCACGCTTCCCGGCATCGGGCCGAAGATGGTGCGCCCGTTCGGGCGGCTGCTGGGGCGGGAAAATCCGCGCGTCATCGACCTCCTCTTCCACATGCCCTCCGGCCTCATCGACCGCCGGGCGCGGCCGACCATCTTCGAGGCCGAGCCGGAAACGGACGTGACGCTGGAAGTGCGCGTGGACGGCCACAGCGCCCCGCCCCCCGGCCGGCGCGCGCCGCATCGGACCTTCGTTTCGGACGCCAGCGGCGACCTGACGGTGGTCCATTTCAACATCGAACGCGCCCGCATCGAGCGCCTGCTGCCCGTGGGCGAGACGCGCTGGCTGTGCGGGCGCGTGACGCTCTATGACGGCATGCGGCAGATGACCCATCCCGACCGCATCCTCGATGCGGCAGGCCTCGCCAAGCTGCCGCCGGTGGAACCTAAATATCCGCTGACCGAAGGCCTCGCCGGCGGCCATGTGCGTCGCGCCATGGAGGCCGCGCTCGCCCGCGTGCCCGAGTTGCCGGAGGCCATTCCGCCGGAGCTTCTGGAGCGGGGCGACTGGCCCTCCTTCCGCGAGGCTCTGAAGCGCATCCACCAGCCCGAGACCCCGGTGGACGGCCTGCCCACCGGCCGGGCCTGGGAGCGCCTCGCCTTCGATGAGCTCTATGCCCATCAGGTGACGCTCGCCCTCGTGCGGCAGACGCAGGTGAAGGCCGGCGGGCGGCCGACGCGCGGCGACGGACGGCTCGCCGCCGCCATCCTCAAGGCCCTGCCCTTCCGCCTCACCAGCGCGCAGGAAGAGGCGCTCGCCGCCATCCGCGCCGATCTTGCGGCGGACACGCGGATGCTGCGCCTGCTGCAAGGCGACGTGGGCTCGGGCAAGACCGTGGTGGCGCTTCTGGCTGCCGCCGCAGCCATCGAGGCCGGCCGTCAGGCGGCGCTGATGGCGCCCACCGAAATCCTCGCCCGCCAGCATCTGGAGACCATCGCGCCGCTGGCGGCCGCCGCCGGCATCGAGGTGGCGGTGCTCACCGGCCGCGAGAAGGGGCGCACCCGCGCCGGCATTCTGGAGGGGCTCGCCAGCGGGCGCATCGGACTCGTTGTGGGCACGCACGCGCTCATTCAGGACGATGTGGCCTTCGCTGATCTTGCCCTCGCCATCGTGGACGAGCAGCACCGTTTCGGCGTCGAGCAGCGCCTCACTTTCTCCCGCAAGGGGGCGGCGGTGGACATGCTGCTGATGACGGCAACGCCCATCCCCCGCACCCTCGTCCTCACCCTGTTCGGCGACATGGACAGTTCCGAGCTGCGGGAGAAGCCGCCGGGCCGCAAGCCGGTGGACACACGCTCCGTCTCGCTGGAGCGTCTGGACGAAGTGGTCGGCGCCCTCGGCCGACAGTTGCGCGACGGGGCACAGGCCTACTGGATCTGCCCGCTGGTGGAGGAAAGCGACACCTCGGACCTCGCCGCCGCCACCGAGCGCGCCGCACATCTGAAGAAGGTGTTCGGCGAAAAGGCGGTGGAACTGGTGCACGGACGCATGTCCGGCGCCGACAAGGACGCCGCCATGGCACGCTTTGCCTCAGGCGAGGCGCGCATTCTCGTCGCCACCACGGTGGTGGAGGTGGGCGTCAACGTGCCCAACGCCACGCTCATGGTGATCGAGCATGCGGAGCGCTTCGGCCTCGCCCAGCTCCACCAGTTGCGCGGGCGCGTCGGGCGCGGCGAGAAGGCCTCGACATGCCTGCTGCTCTTTCGCGGCCCCCTGAGCGAGACCTCCAAGGCCCGCCTCGCCATCCTGCGCGAGAGCGAGGACGGCTTCCGCATCGCCGAGGAAGACCTGCGCCTGCGCGGCGAGGGCGACGTGCTCGGCACCAAGCAGAGCGGCCTGCCCGGCTTCAAGGTGGCGCGCATGGAGGTGCATGGCGCCCTCGTCTCGCAGGCCCGCGATGCCGCCGCGCGTCTGGTGCCCGGCAATCCCGATCTCGAAGGCCCCGAAGGCGAACGGGTGCGCACGCTGCTCTATGTGCAGGAGCGCGATGCGGCGGTGCGCTTGCTCTCGGCCGGCTAA